The uncultured Paludibaculum sp. sequence CCCGGTTGGCGCCCCATCCACTTTGAAGCCGCCATCGAAGCCAACAAGCACGTCTTTTGTGAGAAGCCGTTCGGTGTCGACGGCACGGGCATCCGGCGGTTCATGGCGGCGGCACAGAAGAGTGTGGACAAGAAGCTGACGGTGGTGAGTGGCGCCCAGAGGCGCAGCGATCCCTACTATCTGGAAAATGTCGACGCGCTGAAGAACGGCAAGTTGGGCGACATCGTGGCGCTCTACGCCTATTGGGTGGGCACGCCCGTGATCCAGCAGAAGAATGGCCGGGATGCCAAGTGGGGCGAGATGGAGTGGCAGCTCCGCAACTGGTATTCGAATCTCTGGATCTGTGGCGACCAGATCGTCGAGCAGCACCTGCATAACATCGACGTCTGCAACTGGGTGATGGGCACGCATCCGATCAGCGTTGTGGCTACCGGCGGCGCGGCCTGGCGTCCCAAGGACGAAATCCACGGCACCATCTTCGATCACATCTCGGCGGACTACGAGTATCCGAACGGCGTGCGGATGTCGAGCTACTGTCGGCAGTTCCCCAACGGCCTCTACGGCCAGGTGAACGAGGTGGTAGCCGGCGCCAAGGGCCGCATCGAGCTGACGCAACCTCGCGGCGGCGTGGGCTACTACCTGGAGCACACGAAGCTGTACAAGTCGATTCGCGGCGACGGTCCCTACATCAACGAGTCGTTGGAAGTGGCGGCCAGCACACTCACATGCATCATGGGGCGCGAGTCCGCCTACAGCGGCCAGAAGATCACCTGGGATATGATTCTCAATTCCAAGCAGGATCTGACGCCGAAGGAAGACCAGTGGAAGTATGATGGGAAGCCGGAAATTCCGGAATTTCCCGTACCCGGCAAGTACAAGTTCATCTAGAATTGTTTGAAGGAAGCAAGGCCGGGCAGGGCGCCCCGAAATCCCGCTATCGGGGAGCGCTGCCCGGCCTTGCTGCGTCTGAGGACCGATCGGAGCGGGTAGGATGAAATCACATGCGACTTTCTTCCTATGGGCAGGCGTCGACAACTCCGGCGCCGGTGAGCCGGATGATGGCCGAGTTCTCGCACGATTTTCGCGATGGGATCGACATCAACCTCGGTATCGGCTATGTGAATGAGCAGACCATCCCCGTGGCGGACCTGCGCGAGGCGATGGAGGCGGTGGCGGCCGATGGCACGCGCTACCGTCAGGCGTTTAACTACGGAAGCCCGGCCGGCTCGGCCAACCTCATCGCGTCGCTGCGCAATTTCCTGGCGGGACACCGCGTGGGGGGACTCACCGAGTCGAGCCTTGCGGGCAAGCGACTCGCGATCGGCGCCTGCGGAGCAACCAGCATCCTGGACGCTCTGGGCGACGTGCTGCCGCAGGGCATCGTCATCACCTCGGATCCGATGTACTACATCTACGCCGAGGCGATGGAGCGGCGCGGGTTTGAAGTAGTCACGGTGCCGGAGGACACGGAGGGTCCGTCGCTGGAACTGCTGCGGGAGAAGCTGAACGGCCTGGGCCCGAAGGCGG is a genomic window containing:
- a CDS encoding Gfo/Idh/MocA family oxidoreductase, which translates into the protein MESKKNNTSRRSFLTGPAAAGAAFTIMRPELVKGWAPAKLKVGLVGCGGRGTQAVLDALKGDPAVELVAMGDAFEDKLEGSLKNLRTRAEAMQAADRIKVEPDKRFVGFDAFKKVLKTDIDVVFLATPPGWRPIHFEAAIEANKHVFCEKPFGVDGTGIRRFMAAAQKSVDKKLTVVSGAQRRSDPYYLENVDALKNGKLGDIVALYAYWVGTPVIQQKNGRDAKWGEMEWQLRNWYSNLWICGDQIVEQHLHNIDVCNWVMGTHPISVVATGGAAWRPKDEIHGTIFDHISADYEYPNGVRMSSYCRQFPNGLYGQVNEVVAGAKGRIELTQPRGGVGYYLEHTKLYKSIRGDGPYINESLEVAASTLTCIMGRESAYSGQKITWDMILNSKQDLTPKEDQWKYDGKPEIPEFPVPGKYKFI